One region of Jonesiaceae bacterium BS-20 genomic DNA includes:
- the rlmN gene encoding 23S rRNA (adenine(2503)-C(2))-methyltransferase RlmN — translation MGDDGRPRLEFATRRRVTQPPTHLADLTLKERQDKLKELGLPGFRAKQLSVHYFERYTTDPELMTDLPKERRQELVDAMFPQLLTEVKRLTTDNGDTVKFLWRLFDGSLVESVLMRYPGRITLCVSSQCGCGMNCPFCATGQAGLTRNMSTAEILDQIVQANRVIAEGGLGGLRTDGGHNSERVNNIVFMGMGEPLANYKRVMNAVHRMVADAPEGLGMSARGITVSTVGLVPAIRKLAGENLPFTFALSLHAPDDELRDELIPVNSRWKADEALDAAYEYYEKTGRRVSIEYALIKDMNDHGWRADLLADKLNARGRGWAHVNPIPLNPTPGSIWTSSEDDVTQEFIDRLEAKGVRTTLRDTRGKEIDGACGQLAATE, via the coding sequence ATGGGCGATGATGGCCGTCCCCGCCTAGAGTTTGCAACCAGGCGCCGCGTGACGCAGCCGCCTACCCACCTGGCTGACCTGACGCTTAAAGAGCGTCAGGACAAGCTCAAGGAGCTGGGCCTGCCGGGCTTCCGTGCCAAGCAGTTGTCCGTGCACTACTTTGAGCGGTACACGACCGACCCTGAGCTCATGACGGACCTACCCAAGGAGCGTCGCCAGGAACTGGTTGACGCGATGTTCCCGCAGCTGTTGACCGAGGTCAAGCGGCTGACCACGGACAACGGTGACACCGTGAAGTTCCTGTGGCGCCTGTTTGACGGCTCCCTGGTTGAGTCCGTGCTCATGCGTTACCCGGGCCGGATCACCCTGTGCGTCTCCTCCCAATGTGGTTGCGGCATGAACTGCCCGTTCTGTGCGACCGGGCAGGCGGGCCTGACCCGCAACATGTCCACGGCCGAGATTTTGGACCAAATTGTTCAGGCCAACCGCGTCATTGCTGAGGGTGGCCTGGGCGGGCTGCGCACCGACGGTGGGCACAACTCCGAGCGCGTGAACAACATTGTGTTCATGGGTATGGGGGAGCCACTTGCTAACTACAAGCGCGTGATGAACGCCGTGCACCGCATGGTTGCCGATGCCCCTGAGGGCTTGGGCATGAGCGCTCGCGGCATTACGGTTTCCACGGTTGGACTTGTTCCGGCTATCCGCAAGCTTGCGGGCGAGAACCTGCCGTTCACGTTTGCGCTATCCCTGCACGCACCGGACGATGAACTGCGTGACGAGCTCATTCCCGTGAACTCGCGGTGGAAGGCTGACGAGGCTCTCGATGCCGCCTACGAGTATTACGAGAAGACCGGTCGCCGCGTTTCGATTGAGTACGCGCTCATCAAGGACATGAACGATCACGGTTGGCGCGCGGATCTGCTCGCTGACAAGCTCAACGCGCGTGGCCGCGGCTGGGCGCACGTGAACCCCATCCCGTTGAACCCCACCCCGGGTTCCATCTGGACCTCATCCGAGGATGACGTCACCCAAGAATTTATTGACCGTCTGGAAGCCAAGGGCGTGCGCACCACCCTGCGTGACACCCGCGGTAAGGAAATCGATGGAGCCTGCGGCCAACTAGCCGCAACCGAGTAG
- a CDS encoding MDR family MFS transporter, translated as MSSPQPATVPDPNSTQAPATTVPVSNAPVQSIKLLFAGLMVTQLLSALNQTVLSSALPTLVGELNGVEHMTWVITAFILAATITMPIYGKLSDLLGRKPLLIAAILIFVAGSLVGALAQDMPTLIIARAIQGLGGGGLMILSQAAIADVIPARERGKYMGIMGAVFAVSSVAGPLLGGWFTEGPGWRWAFWINLPLGALALAATIAFLKIPRPVLKEKPKLDYLGMALISVATTAIVLTLTWGGSQYSWGSTTIISMIVIAALSTAAFIWSQSKAQNPIMPLFLFKDRNFILTTISALAAGIAMFGAIGYMPTYLQMAGGYSATIAGLLMTPMMAFLLVASIVSGIVVSRTGKYKTMPILGSFILTIGMLLMATIKVDTSIVVICIFLGVVGTGLGLSMQILTLIVQNSFPLRHVGTATAANNYFRQVGATLGSAVVGSLFANRLLDLVASHLGPMAEQVGDTSSFTPAMVHGLPPEVKLPIVTAYNEALMPIYLWLVPLALLSAIVLFFLKQKPLATTIESIEEQLAEPVGSTAIEHVLQAEERVKRAKEPAPTTGIGK; from the coding sequence ATGAGTTCCCCTCAGCCCGCAACCGTGCCAGACCCAAACAGCACCCAGGCTCCGGCGACTACCGTCCCGGTGTCTAACGCGCCCGTGCAATCGATCAAACTTTTATTTGCCGGTTTGATGGTGACCCAACTCTTGTCTGCGCTCAACCAGACCGTACTTTCGAGCGCGCTTCCAACCCTGGTTGGGGAGCTCAACGGTGTGGAACACATGACGTGGGTGATCACCGCGTTCATCTTGGCGGCAACGATCACCATGCCCATCTACGGCAAACTCAGTGATCTGCTAGGGCGCAAGCCACTGTTGATCGCTGCGATCCTGATCTTCGTCGCCGGATCGCTAGTCGGTGCACTCGCGCAAGATATGCCAACGCTGATCATCGCCCGGGCAATCCAAGGGCTTGGCGGCGGAGGGCTGATGATTCTGTCCCAGGCCGCCATCGCAGATGTCATCCCCGCGCGGGAACGCGGCAAGTACATGGGCATCATGGGCGCCGTATTTGCGGTGTCTTCGGTTGCGGGTCCGCTACTCGGTGGTTGGTTCACGGAGGGCCCCGGCTGGCGTTGGGCGTTTTGGATCAACCTTCCACTTGGAGCACTCGCCCTTGCGGCAACGATTGCGTTCCTGAAGATTCCGCGTCCGGTCCTGAAGGAAAAGCCAAAGCTCGACTACTTGGGTATGGCACTGATCTCGGTAGCGACAACCGCGATAGTCCTGACCCTGACCTGGGGCGGTAGCCAGTACTCGTGGGGTTCGACAACGATCATCTCGATGATCGTCATAGCAGCGCTGTCAACGGCAGCCTTTATCTGGTCGCAGTCAAAGGCGCAGAACCCGATCATGCCGCTATTCCTATTCAAGGACCGCAACTTCATCTTGACCACGATCTCCGCGCTCGCCGCCGGAATCGCAATGTTTGGCGCTATCGGCTACATGCCCACCTACCTGCAAATGGCCGGTGGCTACAGTGCGACCATCGCAGGTTTGCTCATGACACCCATGATGGCGTTCTTGCTCGTGGCCTCAATCGTCAGCGGTATTGTGGTCAGCCGCACGGGTAAATACAAGACCATGCCCATCTTGGGGTCGTTCATCTTGACCATCGGCATGCTACTCATGGCCACCATCAAGGTGGACACCTCAATCGTGGTCATCTGTATCTTCCTAGGGGTGGTTGGCACGGGACTGGGCCTGTCCATGCAGATCTTGACTCTCATTGTTCAAAACTCCTTCCCGCTCCGGCACGTAGGCACCGCAACGGCCGCCAACAACTACTTCCGTCAGGTGGGCGCCACATTGGGGTCTGCGGTAGTTGGATCCCTGTTTGCTAACCGATTGCTAGACCTCGTTGCAAGCCATCTGGGACCGATGGCCGAGCAAGTGGGAGACACGAGTTCGTTCACCCCGGCCATGGTGCACGGACTGCCTCCGGAAGTGAAACTGCCGATTGTCACGGCCTACAACGAGGCGCTCATGCCTATTTACCTGTGGCTGGTCCCGCTAGCATTGCTCTCGGCGATCGTGCTGTTCTTCTTGAAACAAAAGCCGCTCGCAACCACAATCGAATCGATCGAAGAGCAACTGGCCGAGCCCGTCGGATCGACCGCGATCGAGCACGTGCTCCAGGCCGAGGAACGCGTAAAGCGCGCCAAAGAACCAGCCCCAACAACAGGCATCGGGAAATAA
- a CDS encoding helix-turn-helix domain-containing protein: MTGPELSRRQQNRVDALRAIHRAAYELTLQDGPASATVEAISRKAGVSARTFFNYYRSKEDAVLGIHPPQVRLEQLSALAQGGTRGLFNRVLTLMHEVVRDSIVDGSTFAHRKEIFDLLPESKDRMRAHMSACESAVQEAIVSNFDTGILQDEALKTQPDAQDSARALIVLAGSAFRFTYERAPFDLLSPPVEKVAESVEIFNRILKETL, from the coding sequence GTGACCGGTCCAGAACTTTCCCGCAGACAACAAAATAGGGTCGACGCTTTGCGTGCGATTCACCGTGCCGCATATGAGTTGACGTTGCAGGATGGTCCAGCCAGCGCAACCGTAGAGGCGATTTCCCGCAAGGCCGGTGTTTCCGCGCGCACGTTCTTCAACTATTACCGATCCAAGGAAGACGCCGTCCTTGGAATTCACCCGCCCCAAGTGCGCCTCGAGCAGCTCAGCGCTCTTGCTCAGGGCGGCACAAGAGGATTATTTAACCGGGTTCTCACGCTCATGCATGAGGTAGTCCGGGACAGCATTGTGGACGGTTCAACGTTTGCACACCGCAAAGAAATCTTTGATCTACTGCCGGAAAGCAAGGACCGCATGCGCGCCCACATGAGCGCGTGCGAGAGCGCGGTCCAGGAGGCAATCGTGTCCAACTTTGACACGGGAATCCTCCAAGACGAGGCGCTCAAAACTCAGCCGGACGCTCAAGACTCGGCCCGCGCCTTGATCGTCTTGGCCGGCAGCGCGTTTAGGTTCACCTACGAACGCGCTCCCTTTGATCTGCTCTCGCCCCCCGTTGAAAAAGTGGCAGAGTCCGTAGAGATCTTCAACAGAATTTTGAAAGAGACGTTATGA
- a CDS encoding TetR/AcrR family transcriptional regulator yields MIDSANTEVAAAPASPPTPATPGLREQRKQRTTLALIQRSRDLTFDRGLSGFTVDELCQDVGVSRRTFFNYFASKEHAVLGLSLRNTFEPGAAIFLGSDQSDLELSGSLQAPLLDAIVELILASSRVSIDHDFTVEQMWELLSREPSLLARLNASAIERSQELANLIQVREGLALQDPYAEVAASLSLHLAMTAFMECSDLFQPGAHKTCPDHGASCDKFEHFEAKLRQKFSLANQFFTA; encoded by the coding sequence GTGATCGATAGTGCAAATACAGAAGTGGCGGCTGCGCCCGCGAGTCCGCCCACCCCGGCCACGCCCGGACTGCGGGAGCAGCGTAAGCAGCGCACCACATTGGCGCTCATTCAGCGGTCGCGCGACCTCACCTTTGACCGCGGACTTTCCGGGTTCACGGTGGATGAACTCTGCCAGGATGTTGGGGTTTCTCGCAGAACCTTCTTCAACTACTTTGCGTCTAAGGAGCACGCGGTTCTGGGGCTGTCGCTACGCAATACCTTTGAACCAGGGGCGGCCATTTTCTTGGGCTCAGACCAGTCAGATCTGGAACTTTCTGGTTCCCTACAGGCACCACTTCTCGATGCCATAGTTGAGTTAATTTTGGCATCCTCGCGGGTGTCAATTGATCACGATTTCACCGTTGAGCAAATGTGGGAACTCCTGTCACGTGAACCCAGTTTGCTGGCCCGCCTCAACGCCTCAGCCATCGAGCGCAGCCAAGAGTTGGCCAACCTCATCCAAGTCCGTGAGGGGCTAGCCCTGCAAGACCCATACGCGGAGGTTGCGGCCTCGCTGTCGCTACACCTAGCCATGACCGCATTTATGGAATGCTCTGATTTGTTTCAGCCCGGAGCCCACAAGACTTGCCCCGATCATGGCGCCTCGTGTGACAAGTTTGAACACTTTGAGGCAAAACTGCGGCAGAAGTTCTCTCTAGCCAACCAGTTCTTCACCGCATAA
- a CDS encoding MDR family MFS transporter — MSKTAANDSLAAAPNGAVSAGTSADEPKLILTQRTIWVIFSALIAAMFMSSLDQTIVSTEMPTIVGELGGVSHQAWVTTAYLLATTIVMPIYGKFGDVLGRRNLFLFAIALFTLASVGCAFAGDFWTFVVFRAIQGLGGGGLMILSQAIIADITPASERGKYMGPLGAIFGLSAIAGPLLGGFFVDHLTWQWAFYINIPIGIVAFTITWFTLRLPSHKAEKPIDILGVIFLSIATTCLIFFTDFGGSAAHGWAALETWAIGFGFIAAVAAFIWAEANAADPIIPLSFFRNPVFVNATAIGFALGLGMFAAIAFVPTFLQMSSGTSAAVSGLLMLPMMAGMMLTSIWSGLAITKTGKYKKYPLVGTLMTAVAMVAMSTLTGSTPLWLICVYLFVFGAGLGLVMQVVVLVVQNSVDPHDVGTATSSNNYFREVGAALGVAIFGTLFTNRLFTNLQGVFTDAGMSDQDAAGASATIDPAAMKELPEAIQSGIIDAYADSLAPVFLYVVPFILVAFVVAIFLKEIPLSDEAGMVARGEALAAPAKDTVTNVDSGVSSDPAGDTPLGSGTSPEPLDPALDPVPDQRV, encoded by the coding sequence ATGTCTAAAACCGCTGCCAATGACTCTTTGGCTGCCGCGCCCAACGGCGCTGTTTCCGCCGGCACATCTGCAGATGAGCCCAAACTTATTTTGACCCAACGCACCATCTGGGTCATCTTCTCAGCGTTGATCGCCGCGATGTTCATGTCCTCACTGGACCAAACAATTGTGTCCACCGAAATGCCTACGATCGTTGGCGAGCTCGGTGGGGTTAGCCACCAGGCGTGGGTCACCACGGCATACCTGCTGGCCACCACAATCGTGATGCCCATTTACGGAAAGTTCGGTGACGTCCTTGGGCGGCGCAACCTGTTCCTCTTTGCCATTGCGTTATTCACCCTGGCATCTGTTGGTTGCGCCTTTGCGGGCGACTTTTGGACCTTCGTGGTCTTCCGTGCCATTCAGGGACTCGGAGGCGGTGGCCTCATGATCCTGTCCCAGGCGATCATTGCGGACATCACCCCAGCTTCTGAGCGCGGCAAGTACATGGGCCCTCTGGGCGCCATCTTTGGTCTGTCCGCAATTGCCGGACCACTTTTGGGTGGGTTCTTTGTCGACCACTTGACCTGGCAGTGGGCCTTCTACATCAACATTCCAATTGGCATTGTCGCATTCACCATCACCTGGTTCACCCTGCGTTTGCCAAGCCACAAGGCAGAGAAGCCAATCGATATTCTTGGCGTGATTTTCCTTTCGATCGCCACAACCTGCCTGATCTTCTTCACCGACTTTGGTGGCTCGGCGGCACACGGTTGGGCTGCACTAGAGACATGGGCGATCGGATTTGGTTTCATCGCCGCGGTAGCAGCATTCATCTGGGCCGAGGCCAATGCAGCGGATCCCATTATTCCTTTGTCGTTCTTCCGCAACCCGGTCTTTGTTAATGCCACCGCAATTGGATTCGCGCTCGGCCTTGGTATGTTCGCGGCAATCGCGTTTGTGCCAACCTTCTTGCAGATGTCCTCGGGAACCTCAGCTGCGGTTTCCGGCCTCTTGATGCTCCCTATGATGGCGGGCATGATGCTGACCTCGATCTGGTCCGGTCTGGCTATCACCAAGACGGGTAAGTACAAGAAGTATCCGCTCGTGGGAACCCTCATGACGGCCGTGGCCATGGTTGCCATGTCCACGCTCACCGGGTCCACCCCGCTTTGGCTCATCTGCGTATACCTGTTTGTCTTTGGTGCGGGGCTTGGCTTAGTCATGCAGGTAGTTGTCCTCGTGGTGCAAAACTCGGTGGATCCACATGATGTAGGAACCGCAACGAGTTCCAACAATTACTTCCGTGAGGTTGGCGCGGCCCTTGGTGTGGCCATCTTTGGCACGCTGTTCACCAACCGTCTATTCACCAACTTGCAGGGCGTCTTCACAGACGCGGGGATGTCTGACCAGGACGCCGCTGGAGCATCGGCAACGATTGACCCGGCCGCGATGAAGGAACTGCCCGAGGCTATTCAGTCCGGGATTATCGATGCCTACGCGGATTCCCTGGCGCCCGTGTTCTTGTACGTGGTTCCGTTTATTCTGGTTGCGTTTGTCGTGGCCATCTTCCTCAAGGAGATCCCGTTGTCCGATGAGGCCGGTATGGTCGCCCGCGGTGAGGCCCTAGCGGCACCAGCCAAGGACACCGTTACTAACGTCGATTCCGGCGTCAGCTCAGATCCTGCCGGCGATACCCCGCTCGGCTCTGGTACCTCCCCGGAGCCGCTTGATCCTGCGCTAGACCCCGTACCGGACCAGCGAGTTTAG
- a CDS encoding 3-ketosteroid-delta-1-dehydrogenase — MSANKSQLPPLTIGTDSEVDILVVGSGTGMAAALSAQESGLDVLIIEKSQYVGGSTALSGGAFWVPGNSILKENGADTDPDRARTYLENVVGDSAPAARWQAYLDHGPAAIDMIRRNTPMEFMWGQDYADYHSELPGAAVTGRSVECQPFNASKLGSERARLRPSSMGAPIPMPVTSADYKWMNLMAKVPHRGFGRAGKRAFQGIGGMALGREYLAGGQAIAAGMFAGVLNMSTPIWTETSLIKLLTDESGAVTGAVVEQHGKQITVTTRKGVILAAGGFDHDEKMRTEFQSPTFTGSWSLGNAANTGDAIRVGQEVGGATTLMDQAWWFPAVASPDGGQPGVMLAERSLPGSFIVDGSGKRFINESIDYMTFGQTVLKRDLDGNPVGDMWIVFDQEYRNSYLFAAVVYPRMPIPDAWYEAGIAVKADSPRELAAKAGLPVDAFADQFARFNTLAKAGKDDDFNRGAAAYDRYYGDPTVTPNPNLRQLTKGPLYAVRVVCGDLGTCGGLKADEYGRVQREDDSVIDGLYAIGNTAGNVFGKSYPGAGATIGQGIVFGHIAAQHAKNR; from the coding sequence ATGTCCGCTAATAAGTCACAGTTACCTCCACTTACCATTGGGACGGACAGCGAGGTTGACATCCTTGTAGTTGGTTCCGGGACGGGCATGGCGGCAGCGCTGTCCGCCCAAGAGTCCGGACTTGACGTTCTTATCATTGAGAAGTCGCAGTACGTGGGTGGGTCCACCGCACTATCCGGAGGCGCCTTTTGGGTTCCTGGTAACTCCATCCTCAAGGAAAATGGGGCAGATACCGATCCGGACCGGGCACGCACTTACTTAGAAAACGTAGTGGGTGATTCTGCCCCGGCCGCACGCTGGCAGGCCTACCTTGACCACGGACCCGCGGCGATTGACATGATCCGCCGTAATACCCCCATGGAATTCATGTGGGGCCAGGACTACGCCGACTATCACTCAGAACTTCCTGGCGCAGCGGTAACCGGCCGGTCCGTTGAATGCCAACCCTTCAACGCCTCCAAGTTGGGCTCCGAGCGTGCCCGCCTGCGCCCCTCATCCATGGGTGCTCCCATCCCCATGCCGGTTACTTCCGCTGACTATAAGTGGATGAACCTGATGGCCAAGGTACCCCACCGAGGGTTTGGTCGCGCCGGTAAGCGAGCATTCCAGGGAATTGGCGGCATGGCACTGGGACGTGAGTACCTCGCCGGTGGCCAAGCCATTGCGGCCGGTATGTTTGCCGGGGTACTCAATATGTCCACGCCTATTTGGACAGAGACCTCGTTGATTAAGTTGTTGACTGACGAGTCCGGTGCTGTCACCGGCGCTGTCGTTGAGCAGCACGGTAAGCAGATCACCGTGACTACCCGTAAGGGCGTCATCCTCGCCGCCGGTGGGTTTGACCACGATGAAAAGATGCGCACCGAGTTCCAGTCCCCCACATTTACCGGTTCTTGGTCACTGGGTAACGCTGCCAACACCGGTGACGCTATTCGGGTTGGGCAAGAGGTTGGTGGCGCAACCACCCTCATGGATCAGGCTTGGTGGTTCCCAGCGGTGGCCTCCCCCGATGGCGGCCAGCCAGGCGTCATGTTGGCTGAGCGTTCACTGCCCGGCTCGTTCATTGTTGATGGCTCCGGTAAGCGGTTCATCAACGAGTCAATTGACTACATGACCTTTGGCCAAACGGTCCTGAAGCGTGACCTCGATGGTAATCCTGTTGGTGACATGTGGATTGTCTTTGACCAGGAGTACCGCAACTCCTACTTGTTTGCGGCCGTGGTCTACCCGCGGATGCCAATTCCTGACGCTTGGTATGAGGCGGGTATTGCGGTTAAGGCTGACTCACCAAGGGAGCTGGCCGCTAAGGCGGGCCTGCCCGTTGACGCGTTTGCGGACCAGTTCGCTCGCTTCAACACCTTGGCCAAGGCCGGCAAGGATGACGACTTCAACCGTGGCGCCGCAGCCTACGACCGGTACTACGGCGACCCCACCGTTACGCCCAACCCCAACCTGCGTCAGCTGACCAAGGGCCCGCTGTACGCGGTGCGCGTGGTCTGCGGTGACCTAGGCACCTGCGGTGGTCTCAAGGCGGATGAGTACGGCCGGGTGCAGCGCGAGGATGACTCCGTGATTGACGGACTGTACGCAATTGGTAACACGGCCGGTAACGTCTTTGGCAAGTCGTACCCGGGTGCTGGCGCAACAATCGGCCAGGGCATTGTATTTGGCCACATCGCGGCCCAGCACGCCAAGAACCGCTGA
- a CDS encoding efflux RND transporter permease subunit: MGKLAQYSLANRAAIALFTLIIAIGGVISMGSLKQELIPSISIPQVAVVTVVPGASPEIIDQQVSVPLSRALENIAGVETVTAVSSTNVATVTLGTEFGLDQISLKAEIKNVVEEVSGLPENAMEPQVIFGSTADLPVLYFTASSDADIAQLSSSMQNVAIPEISRIDGVRNVTLQGGLTQRIVITPNPEALATGITPTDLQNALEANGTQIPAGTVITDDQGSLAVQAGTLITSVKDIAALPVLSESGVSTVGDLASVELVNEDPTSITRTNGQESLSLSITAVPDADIVALSHTIVDTLPQLAEKAGDNTEFTIVSDQAPFIEESIKDLAIEGGLGLVFAVAVILLFLMSARSTLVTAVSIPLSVLVTFIGLNVGGYSLNMLTLGALTISIGRVVDDSIVVIENIKRHLSYGTEKKQAILVAVKEVASAITASTLTTIMVFIPIAIVGGMVGELFRPFALTVAIAMGSSLLVALTIVPVLAYWFLPQPKTSEAPAEIQAKAHAKEENSFLQRAYIPMLRGTQRRPVFTIVVSVALLVGSLTLIPTLKTDFLGNTGQNAIAVMQEFDSGADLDTIDEGATATEQTLLGIKGVEDVLFTVSTGGGDPMAALFGGGSTTAQFQVTTDPDADQAALAQEISDRLAELPLADTISSGADAMGFGSSAVDVQIMAVDDPDALGEATDQIMATLGELEHAGEITNNRAEVTPNIQLTVNREAAAQAGLTEIQVSGMVASMLNETAVQSVRVDNKSVQIYIDNGMRISTLTDLENLVLPTPAGMIPLTEIAEVEQVNSPSTVRRVQGELSATVSIVPASGELSKATTEINTALEKLDLPTGVSYEIGGVSAQQTEAFEQLGLAMLIAIAIVYALMVLTFRSLIQPLILMVSVPFAAIGAIVALLVTGTPLGVASLIGLLMLIGIVVTNAIVLMDLINQYREQGQNVHDAVLHGSRQRLRPILMTAIATIFALIPMAFGFTGSTGFISKDLAVVVIGGLISSTALTLILVPVLYRMIEGAKERRHHKKAHAAAPEAAVQPAADATTE; the protein is encoded by the coding sequence ATGGGTAAACTCGCCCAATACTCGTTGGCTAACCGCGCAGCCATCGCCCTGTTCACTCTCATCATCGCCATTGGTGGAGTTATTTCGATGGGTAGTTTGAAGCAGGAACTCATTCCTTCCATTTCTATTCCACAGGTTGCCGTTGTCACGGTGGTACCCGGCGCTAGCCCCGAGATCATAGACCAACAGGTCTCCGTGCCGCTCAGCCGCGCACTCGAGAACATTGCTGGTGTAGAAACCGTAACCGCTGTTTCCTCAACCAACGTTGCTACGGTGACGCTCGGAACCGAGTTCGGCTTGGACCAGATCTCCCTCAAGGCCGAGATCAAGAACGTCGTCGAAGAGGTGAGCGGCCTCCCGGAAAACGCCATGGAACCTCAAGTAATCTTTGGCTCCACGGCGGACCTACCGGTCCTCTACTTCACCGCTTCCTCCGACGCGGACATTGCACAGCTCTCAAGTTCCATGCAGAACGTTGCGATCCCGGAGATCTCCCGGATCGACGGTGTACGAAACGTAACCCTCCAGGGAGGCCTAACCCAGCGGATCGTGATCACCCCAAACCCTGAGGCTCTCGCCACCGGTATCACCCCCACCGACCTGCAGAACGCGCTCGAGGCAAACGGCACCCAGATCCCTGCCGGGACGGTAATCACGGATGACCAAGGTTCGCTGGCGGTCCAAGCAGGCACCCTGATCACCTCGGTCAAGGACATTGCCGCTCTTCCCGTGCTGAGCGAGTCTGGAGTCTCCACCGTTGGCGACCTAGCAAGTGTGGAGTTGGTTAACGAGGACCCCACCTCGATCACCCGCACCAACGGCCAAGAGTCACTTTCGCTTTCTATCACCGCCGTTCCGGACGCGGACATCGTTGCACTGTCCCACACCATCGTGGATACCCTGCCGCAGCTTGCTGAGAAGGCCGGAGACAACACCGAGTTCACCATTGTCTCTGACCAGGCCCCATTCATCGAGGAGTCCATCAAGGACCTCGCCATCGAGGGCGGCTTAGGACTGGTCTTTGCGGTTGCGGTCATTTTGCTATTCCTCATGTCCGCCCGGTCAACTTTGGTTACCGCAGTCTCAATTCCGTTGTCCGTCTTGGTGACCTTCATTGGATTGAACGTTGGCGGCTATTCGCTCAACATGCTTACCCTTGGCGCGCTAACCATTTCAATCGGTCGCGTCGTTGATGACTCGATTGTGGTGATCGAGAACATCAAACGGCACCTCAGCTACGGAACCGAGAAAAAGCAAGCCATCCTAGTAGCGGTCAAGGAAGTTGCCAGCGCAATTACGGCATCGACCCTGACAACCATCATGGTGTTCATCCCCATCGCCATTGTGGGAGGCATGGTTGGTGAACTCTTCCGTCCGTTTGCGCTGACCGTAGCCATTGCCATGGGTTCCTCGCTCTTGGTCGCGCTAACCATTGTTCCGGTGCTTGCGTACTGGTTCTTGCCGCAGCCCAAGACCTCCGAGGCCCCTGCCGAAATTCAAGCTAAGGCGCACGCCAAGGAGGAAAATTCCTTCCTCCAGCGGGCCTATATCCCAATGCTGCGAGGCACTCAGCGCCGCCCCGTCTTCACCATCGTGGTTTCCGTGGCGTTACTCGTTGGATCCCTCACGCTTATTCCAACGCTCAAGACCGACTTCTTGGGTAACACCGGCCAAAACGCGATCGCGGTCATGCAAGAGTTTGACTCCGGCGCGGACCTCGACACCATTGACGAGGGCGCCACCGCAACCGAACAGACCCTCTTGGGGATCAAGGGCGTTGAAGACGTACTGTTCACCGTCTCAACCGGAGGCGGGGACCCCATGGCTGCACTGTTTGGTGGCGGCAGCACCACCGCGCAGTTCCAGGTCACAACCGACCCGGATGCGGATCAAGCAGCACTGGCACAGGAAATTTCCGATCGTTTAGCCGAGTTACCACTGGCGGATACCATTTCTTCAGGCGCCGATGCCATGGGCTTTGGCTCGTCAGCGGTCGATGTTCAGATCATGGCCGTCGATGATCCCGATGCATTGGGTGAGGCCACCGACCAGATCATGGCAACGCTGGGCGAGCTCGAACATGCCGGCGAAATTACCAATAACCGGGCAGAGGTTACCCCCAACATCCAGTTGACGGTAAACCGCGAGGCCGCAGCACAGGCAGGACTCACGGAAATCCAGGTCTCCGGCATGGTTGCTTCAATGCTCAATGAGACCGCCGTCCAGAGTGTTCGGGTGGATAACAAGTCCGTCCAGATCTATATTGATAACGGCATGCGGATCTCCACGCTCACCGACCTGGAAAATCTCGTGCTGCCAACCCCAGCCGGCATGATTCCGCTAACCGAAATAGCGGAAGTTGAGCAGGTCAATAGTCCTTCGACCGTACGCCGGGTACAAGGTGAACTGAGCGCGACCGTCTCAATCGTTCCGGCATCGGGAGAGCTTTCCAAGGCCACAACCGAAATTAACACGGCCCTCGAAAAGCTGGACCTGCCAACCGGAGTCAGCTACGAGATTGGTGGCGTAAGCGCCCAGCAAACAGAGGCATTTGAGCAACTTGGTCTTGCCATGCTGATCGCAATCGCGATCGTGTACGCGCTGATGGTGCTGACCTTTAGGTCGCTCATACAACCGCTTATCCTCATGGTTTCGGTGCCGTTTGCGGCAATCGGAGCGATCGTTGCACTGCTGGTCACGGGCACCCCCTTGGGCGTTGCCTCGCTCATTGGCCTGCTCATGCTGATTGGCATTGTGGTCACCAACGCCATTGTGCTTATGGACCTTATTAACCAGTACCGCGAGCAGGGGCAAAACGTTCACGATGCCGTACTGCACGGCTCCCGTCAGCGTCTGCGTCCCATCTTGATGACCGCAATCGCAACAATCTTCGCGCTCATCCCCATGGCCTTTGGATTCACCGGTTCAACCGGATTCATCTCCAAGGACCTTGCGGTGGTAGTCATTGGTGGTCTCATCTCCTCAACCGCCCTCACCTTGATCTTGGTACCGGTTCTGTACCGCATGATTGAGGGCGCAAAGGAACGCCGCCACCACAAGAAGGCGCACGCCGCAGCACCGGAAGCAGCGGTTCAACCGGCTGCTGACGCTACTACCGAATAG